In one Shewanella loihica PV-4 genomic region, the following are encoded:
- a CDS encoding RNA polymerase sigma factor FliA produces the protein MSKAAAYTCLDNKASIVEQYAPLVKRIAHHLLARLPASVQLDDLLQAGMMGLLEASAKFDGSKGAKFETFAGIRIRGSMLDEIRRGDWVPRSVHRNQRRIAQVIDELEQELGRDAKDNEIADRLDMTLDEYHHILNDVSVGKVVGIEDLGVSVDVVRQEDDHQDDAFESLAETQFHEALVEAIKLLPERDGLVLSLYYDEALNLKEIGAVLDVSESRVSQIHSQAMLRLKAKLKHWTKI, from the coding sequence CAAAGCTTCTATTGTCGAACAGTATGCACCGTTGGTAAAAAGGATTGCTCACCATTTACTCGCTCGTCTACCCGCCTCGGTGCAATTGGATGATCTGTTACAAGCAGGTATGATGGGCCTGCTTGAAGCCTCGGCCAAGTTCGATGGCAGCAAGGGTGCCAAGTTTGAAACCTTCGCCGGTATACGTATTCGCGGCTCCATGCTCGACGAGATTAGGCGAGGAGACTGGGTACCCAGGTCGGTTCACCGTAATCAGCGACGCATAGCCCAGGTGATTGACGAGCTAGAACAAGAACTTGGACGTGACGCAAAAGACAATGAAATTGCGGATCGACTTGATATGACGCTCGATGAGTACCATCATATTCTTAATGATGTTTCCGTCGGGAAAGTAGTTGGAATTGAAGATCTTGGTGTATCGGTCGATGTAGTAAGACAGGAAGACGATCATCAGGACGACGCATTTGAGTCACTGGCAGAGACACAGTTCCACGAGGCCCTCGTCGAGGCGATTAAATTACTGCCAGAAAGAGATGGATTAGTTTTGTCGTTATATTATGACGAAGCATTAAATTTAAAAGAGATCGGTGCCGTACTTGATGTAAGCGAATCCCGAGTAAGCCAGATACACAGCCAGGCGATGCTCAGACTCAAAGCTAAACTCAAGCATTGGACCAAAATATAA
- the cheY gene encoding chemotaxis response regulator CheY: MDKNMKILVVDDFSTMRRIIKNLLRDLGFNNTQEADDGSTALPMLQKGDFDFVVTDWNMPGMQGIDLLKAIRADDNLKHIPVLMVTAEAKREQIIAAAQAGVNGYVVKPFTAATLKEKLDKIFERLG; this comes from the coding sequence TTGGACAAGAATATGAAGATTCTCGTTGTTGACGACTTCTCAACAATGAGACGCATCATCAAGAACTTGTTGAGAGACTTGGGTTTTAATAACACTCAGGAAGCAGATGACGGTTCGACAGCCTTGCCTATGTTGCAAAAAGGCGATTTTGACTTTGTCGTGACCGATTGGAATATGCCTGGCATGCAGGGGATCGACCTGTTAAAGGCTATCCGTGCTGATGACAACCTGAAGCACATTCCTGTGTTGATGGTGACTGCGGAAGCAAAAAGGGAACAGATCATTGCAGCGGCGCAGGCCGGTGTGAATGGCTATGTGGTGAAACCTTTTACTGCGGCGACATTGAAAGAGAAGTTAGACAAAATTTTCGAACGACTCGGTTAA
- a CDS encoding protein phosphatase CheZ, which yields MQAETSGLINLAQAKQLVDLLEAGQQEMADELIRDIASPIQKELFDEVGRLTRQLHSAIVDFQVDGRLVELANSEIPDAKERLNYVIDMTEQAANKTMDAVEESLPLADALTMNVQAVKPSWDRLMRRDIQLHEFKALCHDVQQFIERSESDSNRLKELLNNILLAQDFQDLTGQMIRRVIELVREVESNLVSMLTVFGEQPATDKPRASEKCVEAEGPIMNADQRDDVVTGQDEVDDLLSSLGF from the coding sequence ATGCAGGCAGAAACTTCAGGGCTGATCAATCTAGCACAGGCCAAGCAACTCGTTGATCTGCTAGAGGCGGGTCAACAAGAGATGGCCGATGAGCTAATTCGCGATATCGCCAGCCCGATTCAGAAAGAGCTGTTTGACGAGGTGGGTCGCCTAACCCGTCAGCTTCACAGTGCCATAGTGGACTTTCAGGTGGACGGTCGTCTCGTGGAGCTGGCCAATAGCGAAATTCCCGATGCCAAAGAGCGCCTCAATTATGTCATCGACATGACGGAGCAGGCCGCCAATAAAACCATGGACGCCGTCGAAGAGTCTCTGCCTCTTGCAGATGCCCTTACCATGAACGTACAGGCCGTTAAGCCTTCTTGGGATCGCCTGATGCGTCGCGATATTCAGCTGCACGAATTTAAGGCGCTCTGCCATGATGTTCAGCAGTTTATCGAGCGCAGCGAATCCGATTCCAATCGTTTAAAAGAGTTACTCAACAACATATTGCTGGCCCAGGACTTCCAAGATCTGACCGGACAGATGATCCGCCGGGTGATCGAGCTGGTGCGAGAGGTTGAGAGTAACCTGGTCTCTATGTTGACCGTATTTGGCGAGCAGCCCGCCACGGATAAACCCCGTGCATCAGAGAAGTGTGTCGAAGCTGAAGGTCCTATTATGAACGCTGATCAGCGTGATGATGTCGTGACAGGGCAAGATGAAGTCGATGACTTGCTGTCGAGTCTAGGTTTCTAA
- a CDS encoding chemotaxis protein CheA yields the protein MSFDVDEEILQDFLIEAGEILELLSEQLVALENNPDDTELLNAIFRGFHTVKGGAGFLSLTPMVDVCHEAENTFDLLRTGKRSVSAELMDIILQAVDTINSMFAETQAGVEQSPADEGLLANLKLLSSGGLLPSEQGGASVEAVAETPAEPAVEIPADDGIELFDMPLDDGVELFDEPVSDAPVTSIAGEGDIDEIDESEFEALLDALHGSGKGPSSTAPAGVAPIQASDSDDITDDEFESLLDELHGSGKFQAPSAPIAKVPEPTSPPVDADEITDDEFEKLLDELHGAGAGPGSETSKPVASAAKAPAAPAPNKVATPAPSSVKSQPVEVPAPKPVVKEKAAAKAPATNMPQAETTVRVDTARLDQIMNMVGELVLVRNRLLSLGISRDDEDMSKALANLDLVTADLQGAVMKTRMQPIKKVFGRFPRVVRDLARSLNKEIDLRMIGEDTDLDKNLVEALADPLVHLVRNSVDHGIEMPDEREANGKSRTGTITLSASQEGDHILLKIEDDGAGMDPEKLKQIAIKRGVLDEDAAARMSDEEAYNLIFAPGFSTKVEISDISGRGVGMDVVKTRITQLNGTVHIDSLKGKGTCLEIKVPLTLAIMPTLMVEVAQQVFALPLSSVSEIFHLDLTKTNVVDGQLTVIVREKAVPLFYLEHWLSRKAVSFKHGDKQHGHVVIVQLGTMQIGFVVDSLIGQEEVVIKPLGTLLHGTPGMAGATITSDGGIALILDVPGLLKHYAKNKK from the coding sequence ATGTCCTTTGATGTTGATGAAGAGATACTGCAGGACTTTTTGATTGAAGCGGGCGAGATCCTTGAGCTTCTCTCTGAACAGCTGGTGGCGTTAGAAAATAACCCCGACGACACCGAACTACTCAATGCCATCTTCCGTGGATTCCATACCGTTAAAGGCGGCGCCGGCTTCCTGAGCCTGACGCCCATGGTGGATGTTTGTCACGAAGCGGAAAACACCTTCGACCTGTTGCGCACGGGTAAGCGTAGTGTCTCTGCCGAGCTGATGGATATCATTCTCCAGGCCGTCGACACCATCAACTCTATGTTTGCCGAGACCCAGGCGGGTGTCGAGCAAAGCCCTGCCGATGAAGGCCTGTTAGCTAATCTTAAATTATTGAGCTCTGGTGGCTTATTGCCATCTGAGCAGGGCGGGGCATCAGTTGAAGCCGTTGCCGAGACGCCGGCCGAACCGGCTGTCGAAATACCAGCTGACGACGGTATAGAGCTATTTGATATGCCGCTCGATGACGGTGTCGAACTGTTCGACGAGCCGGTAAGCGATGCACCCGTGACCTCTATCGCCGGAGAAGGCGATATCGATGAGATCGATGAATCTGAATTCGAAGCCCTGCTCGATGCCCTTCATGGCAGCGGTAAGGGGCCATCAAGTACGGCGCCTGCAGGTGTGGCGCCGATTCAGGCGAGCGATAGCGACGACATCACAGACGATGAGTTCGAGTCGCTGCTCGATGAACTGCATGGCTCGGGTAAATTTCAGGCCCCTTCGGCTCCTATTGCCAAGGTGCCAGAGCCGACCTCGCCGCCGGTGGACGCCGATGAGATCACCGACGATGAATTTGAAAAGCTGCTCGATGAGCTGCATGGCGCCGGTGCTGGCCCTGGCAGTGAGACAAGCAAACCAGTAGCTTCTGCCGCTAAGGCGCCAGCAGCCCCTGCGCCGAATAAAGTCGCCACCCCGGCGCCAAGCAGCGTTAAGTCGCAACCCGTGGAGGTGCCAGCTCCTAAGCCTGTGGTGAAAGAGAAGGCTGCGGCAAAGGCGCCAGCGACCAATATGCCTCAGGCGGAAACCACAGTGCGCGTCGATACCGCGCGCCTGGATCAGATCATGAACATGGTCGGTGAGCTGGTATTGGTGCGTAACCGCCTGCTTAGCTTAGGGATTTCCCGCGATGATGAGGATATGTCTAAGGCGCTGGCCAACCTGGATCTGGTGACAGCCGATCTCCAGGGCGCGGTGATGAAGACGCGCATGCAACCGATCAAGAAGGTCTTCGGCCGCTTCCCTCGCGTGGTGCGGGATCTGGCGCGCAGCCTGAATAAAGAGATCGATCTTCGCATGATAGGTGAAGATACGGATCTGGATAAGAACCTGGTGGAAGCCCTTGCGGATCCTTTGGTTCACTTGGTGCGTAACTCGGTTGACCATGGTATCGAGATGCCTGACGAGCGTGAAGCTAACGGCAAGTCGCGTACCGGGACTATTACCCTTTCTGCCAGTCAGGAAGGTGACCATATCCTGCTCAAGATTGAAGATGATGGCGCGGGGATGGACCCCGAGAAGCTTAAGCAGATCGCCATCAAGCGCGGCGTGCTCGATGAAGATGCTGCGGCGCGCATGTCTGATGAAGAGGCCTATAACCTTATCTTCGCCCCGGGCTTCTCTACCAAGGTGGAGATCTCCGATATTTCCGGCCGCGGCGTCGGCATGGATGTGGTGAAGACGCGTATCACTCAGTTAAACGGTACCGTGCATATCGACTCCTTAAAAGGTAAGGGGACTTGCCTGGAGATCAAGGTGCCGCTCACCCTGGCTATTATGCCGACCCTGATGGTGGAAGTGGCTCAGCAGGTATTTGCTCTGCCGCTGTCGAGCGTTAGCGAGATCTTCCACCTGGATCTGACCAAGACCAATGTTGTCGATGGCCAGCTAACTGTGATTGTGCGGGAAAAGGCCGTGCCGCTCTTCTATCTCGAGCATTGGCTGAGTCGTAAGGCGGTGAGCTTTAAGCATGGCGACAAGCAGCACGGTCACGTGGTGATAGTGCAGCTGGGTACCATGCAGATAGGCTTCGTGGTTGACTCCTTGATCGGTCAGGAAGAGGTAGTGATCAAGCCTCTGGGCACCTTGTTACATGGCACCCCAGGCATGGCTGGCGCGACTATTACCTCTGACGGTGGCATCGCATTGATATTAGATGTGCCCGGCTTATTGAAACATTACGCCAAGAACAAGAAATAA